In Poseidonibacter antarcticus, a single genomic region encodes these proteins:
- a CDS encoding type II toxin-antitoxin system HipA family toxin: protein MELEVKIYGETLGYLAEDKNKNISFEYDDDFLKNNLEISPIKLKKSTTGIYHNSDDTYFGGLAGVFHDSLPDKFGNAIIEQYFADKGVERNELSLLQKLAYVGVNSMGALEYIPSEETEEIKVALEIRELVDAAREVINGTAKHVIPELMESGSSAGGARSKAIIAWNKKTGEIRSGREIIKKDFEHYIFKFDGTNDNRKAEEYTRIEYIYMKIAKTCGLNVSEVELFKDREYNHLAVKRFDRLGQKKVHLHSLCGIAHIDFNKPGIFSYEDYLRTVQAVTNSEEQIQLAIMHMIFNIISRNQDDHAKNFSFLMDEHGNWVNSPVYDLTYSNGSGYTSSHQLSLNGKRKNIKRADILKVCELFGHKEEVIDIIIDSMVKTFSNRFVDYCAKLNISDERRDKILREMNKLEK from the coding sequence ATGGAATTAGAAGTAAAAATATATGGAGAGACATTAGGGTATTTAGCAGAAGATAAGAACAAGAATATTAGCTTTGAATATGATGATGATTTTTTAAAAAACAATTTAGAAATATCTCCAATAAAACTAAAGAAATCAACTACTGGTATTTATCATAATAGTGATGATACTTATTTTGGTGGATTAGCAGGAGTATTTCATGACTCTTTACCAGATAAGTTTGGTAATGCAATTATTGAACAATACTTTGCAGATAAAGGTGTTGAAAGAAATGAATTATCATTACTTCAAAAGTTAGCTTATGTAGGTGTAAATTCAATGGGAGCATTAGAATATATACCAAGTGAAGAAACAGAAGAGATTAAAGTAGCACTTGAGATTAGAGAACTTGTTGATGCTGCAAGAGAAGTAATTAATGGAACTGCTAAACATGTAATACCAGAACTAATGGAATCAGGATCTTCTGCAGGTGGTGCGAGATCTAAAGCTATTATTGCATGGAATAAAAAAACTGGAGAGATTAGGTCAGGACGAGAAATTATAAAGAAAGATTTTGAACATTATATCTTTAAATTTGATGGTACTAATGATAATAGAAAAGCAGAAGAGTATACAAGAATAGAGTATATTTATATGAAGATTGCAAAAACTTGTGGATTGAATGTATCTGAAGTTGAACTATTTAAAGACAGAGAATATAACCATCTAGCAGTAAAAAGGTTTGATAGATTAGGACAAAAGAAAGTTCATCTTCACTCATTATGTGGAATAGCACATATAGATTTTAATAAACCAGGTATATTCTCATATGAAGATTATTTAAGAACAGTACAAGCAGTTACTAATAGTGAAGAGCAAATACAATTAGCAATAATGCATATGATATTTAATATAATAAGTAGAAATCAAGATGATCATGCAAAGAACTTTAGTTTCTTAATGGATGAGCATGGCAATTGGGTAAATTCTCCAGTTTATGATTTAACTTATAGTAATGGTTCAGGATATACTAGTTCTCATCAATTATCATTAAATGGTAAGAGAAAAAATATTAAAAGAGCTGATATATTAAAAGTATGCGAACTATTCGGTCATAAAGAAGAAGTAATTGATATAATAATTGATTCAATGGTAAAAACATTTTCAAATAGATTTGTAGATTATTGTGCGAAGCTAAATATAAGTGATGAGAGAAGAGATAAAATTCTAAGAGAAATGAATAAATTAGAGAAGTAA
- a CDS encoding helix-turn-helix domain-containing protein encodes MLEFKTSREIEDIIAKRIKSERLRQNITQSLMAKKTGMALSTYKKFEHEGKGTFDNFIRILMGLGRITEIDNFLKEPEFSPKVQIKSNRLNKKVRVRASSEPKVVASNKNDTFQGMSPFQAIIAKAKKE; translated from the coding sequence ATGTTGGAATTTAAAACATCTAGAGAAATTGAAGATATTATAGCAAAAAGAATTAAAAGTGAAAGACTTAGACAAAATATTACTCAATCTTTAATGGCAAAAAAAACAGGAATGGCACTTAGTACATATAAAAAATTTGAGCATGAAGGGAAGGGTACTTTTGATAATTTCATAAGAATATTAATGGGATTAGGAAGGATAACAGAAATAGATAATTTTCTAAAAGAACCAGAGTTCTCTCCAAAAGTACAAATCAAATCTAATAGACTCAATAAAAAAGTAAGAGTAAGAGCTAGTTCAGAACCAAAAGTAGTTGCTAGTAATAAGAATGATACATTTCAAGGAATGAGTCCATTTCAAGCAATAATAGCAAAAGCAAAAAAAGAGTAA
- a CDS encoding zeta toxin family protein — MDELEKVAIDYLNKNKKKFLSEYTNKVKPLAEKIAIFTAGMSGVGKTELGIFFKENNSGILHIDTDNIREFFKPVGYDGQNSNSFQKVASRGFNELFNYALKQKYSIILDSNLSNINLATQNIERLLKRGYNVDIYYLYNYPKVCFEYATRREVVTHRKVPKEVFVKSNINSYNTVLEIKSIFKDSINLHLIDKRDDSFYKDIDNNFIKDKIGEDFES, encoded by the coding sequence TTGGATGAACTAGAAAAAGTAGCAATAGATTATCTTAATAAAAATAAAAAAAAGTTTTTAAGTGAATATACAAACAAAGTAAAACCCTTAGCTGAAAAAATAGCAATATTTACAGCTGGGATGAGTGGTGTTGGTAAAACAGAATTAGGTATTTTTTTTAAAGAAAATAATTCTGGTATTCTTCATATTGATACAGATAATATTAGAGAATTTTTTAAACCTGTTGGTTATGATGGTCAGAATTCAAATTCTTTCCAGAAAGTTGCAAGTAGAGGTTTTAATGAACTTTTTAACTATGCTTTAAAACAAAAATATTCTATTATTTTGGATTCTAATCTCTCTAATATTAACTTAGCTACTCAAAATATTGAAAGATTATTAAAAAGAGGCTACAATGTTGATATATATTATCTCTATAATTATCCCAAAGTTTGTTTTGAATATGCAACAAGAAGAGAAGTAGTAACTCATAGAAAAGTTCCTAAAGAAGTATTCGTTAAAAGCAATATAAATTCTTACAACACAGTTTTAGAGATAAAATCAATATTTAAAGATAGTATTAATTTACATCTTATAGACAAAAGAGATGACTCTTTCTATAAAGATATTGATAATAATTTTATAAAAGATAAAATAGGAGAAGATTTTGAATCTTAA
- a CDS encoding hemerythrin domain-containing protein: protein MLYHKDDIKRHKKEHQDFIDKVNGLYQKIKNDKSIKNNYGIEMMTELFNFLREWIVHHIMVTDKNLLLKNNKVV from the coding sequence TTGCTATATCATAAAGATGATATTAAAAGACATAAAAAAGAGCACCAAGATTTTATTGATAAAGTTAATGGTCTTTATCAAAAAATAAAGAATGATAAATCAATAAAAAATAACTATGGTATTGAAATGATGACAGAATTATTTAACTTTCTAAGGGAATGGATAGTACACCATATTATGGTTACAGATAAAAACCTTTTATTGAAAAATAATAAAGTGGTTTAA
- a CDS encoding helix-turn-helix domain-containing protein, protein ASAKKLLNSGIHPKIVAKDLGVSLATLYRWIPAG, encoded by the coding sequence GCATCAGCAAAAAAACTATTAAATAGTGGTATTCATCCAAAAATTGTTGCTAAAGATTTAGGTGTTTCATTGGCTACGCTTTATCGGTGGATTCCTGCTGGGTGA
- a CDS encoding HTH domain-containing protein, translated as MSKRIDIRGVIYNSILPLRFIENKNTHAIWKCKCLKCHKAVYVSYINIVTGNTKSCASCGQRKLSIEEAKEIYKKKQNNISVIALAKEYNVERSTIYRTLKNMKVQKK; from the coding sequence ATGAGTAAAAGAATAGATATAAGAGGTGTTATATATAATAGTATTTTACCTCTGAGGTTTATTGAAAATAAAAATACTCATGCTATATGGAAATGTAAATGTTTAAAATGTCATAAAGCAGTATATGTTTCATATATTAATATAGTTACTGGGAATACTAAATCATGTGCATCATGTGGACAAAGAAAATTATCTATAGAAGAGGCTAAAGAGATTTATAAAAAGAAACAAAACAATATTTCAGTAATAGCCCTAGCAAAAGAATATAATGTAGAAAGAAGTACTATTTATAGAACATTAAAAAATATGAAAGTGCAAAAGAAATAG